The genome window GCCAATTGGATCAAATCGCGGTCTGAGTGGAGGGAACTGGCCAGGTGCCTCCCCAGGCCCAGGTATGAGTGAATTGATTGGGTCCCCAACATAGGGAAGTGTTAGTCTTTCATCATATTCACCACCAATGATtcctggaggaaggagagagctggGAGGGAAAGGCCTGGGGTACAAGGGGCCCGGGTAGAACGGGCTGGGGTGGGGCGACAGCGGCGGGAATACCAAGTGCCTTCTCtgagcttcttttctttgtttgtacTTCTTCCTGTACAACTGAAGAAGAACAAGATCTGGTGAGTGACTGGGACATCTCCCCAAAGCTCCGACTTGCTTTCACTGTACAGATCTATTTCCCATGCTGGCAAGGCAGGCAAAGAAACCAGTGCACAGAAAAGGACCAGAACCAGTTTCTACATGAGTGACTAAGGTACTGGCTCTGAATACAATTCTGAAttaactctatttttttctttttaagattttatttattgattttagagaggaagagagaaagggtggagtagcaggaaacattaactcagagcagttgcctcttgtatgtgccttgactgggcaagcccaggattttgaaccagcgacctcagcattctaagtcaatgctctatccactgtgccaccacaggtcaggctgacctctATTCTTAACCACCCTGCACCTGAGCATCTGTGCCAACTTGGAGCAACAATAAATGCAAAGAAGGGGTAACTGAGTGACATGTACTTTCAAGACTGCACTCCAGAGTGCTCAAGCTAATATGCAATTTTAAGTCACCCTGTTTTTAAAGTGGAAAGTTTAAGTATTTGCTAAAACTAGCATGCTACAAAATATAAAGTTAAGGTAGTTAAGGTATTGGGGGCGGAGAGGAGGGCAGCACCTAAATTCTCTTTTTCAGTTAAATTATGTCCTTAATGGGTCtcaatttaaacaaaaacaaaaaaatagatgccagccctggccagctggctcagtggtagaatgttggcctggtatgtggatgtcccaggttcgattcctggtcagggcacagaggagaagtgaccatctgcttctctacccctccccctctcgcttctctctctctctctctctcttcccctcctagagccatggctcaattggaacaagttggtcctgggcactgagggtggttccacggcctccatctcaggcgctaaaaaatggctctggttgcaacagaggagaggccccaggtgggcagaacattgctccctagtgggcttgccgggtgaatcccagtcaaggcgcatgtgagagtctgtctctgcctcccctcctctcactaaaataaaaaaaaaaaaaatagatgccaATTTCAGAGGCTAGGACATATTTTGTAGATATTTGAGTACTTTCATTGAATTTTATTCTTCTGTAGTCATTTGTCCCAAGTTTTTCTAAGCCCTATTGATGACTTTTACAGTAGGCAActgcaaataaaataatatcccTTACTCTTTTCATGATGTGCTGTTCTAACTGGCAGGAGGCTACTCCCACACAAAAGCAGCTACTCTAAACATTGTTTGTAACAGAAGGGggaaaattatatattaactATAGGTGAAAAACACCCATTGTGTTAAGACTTTCTTCTTGTGTAATTACAAGAAAATAAGGACTGAGTCTAAagtaagttgaaaatatttccatttactagaaattagtaataaatttaatgaaaatagatTTCATGACCTCATAATAAAGTGAAAATATGCCCTAAATGTATTAATCCACTAGTTATTTCTGTGCTGTAAACATTAGCCATGGTATTTAAAAACACTTACTTCTTTCCAATCTATGTCTCGAACTCTAACAACAccatctataaaagaaaaaataaataagggttTAAAAATGCTTCATTCCTCCAACGTTAAACAACAGGTTTGCTTCTGTcctaaggaaactgaagctactTCATTAAGCACAAAAAAAGGACAGGAATCAATGTTTTAACACACACAGGGTCATTTGTACTTCCTGGAACCTAATTCAAATCCTTCCCGGACAGCTGAGGGCAGCCATCGCTGTTGTGTCTACAAGGAAATTCGTGATAAAATCTGAACACTCAGCTTACAAACAAGCCTGCGGAACACAGTCTGGAAATGAGATAGAGACTGATGGATTTTAAACCTGAActcaaatatataagaaaaaagtattgtTCCTTCCATGGGTATTTTTATCATAGCCTGCTTTTCTTCATTGGTTCTTCCATACATGTTGGTcatttcatcttttcattttgactgtaatatatttttttaatttttgagatgaCATTCGCTGCCTCCAGGgactaaataacattttaaactttGGATTCAGGggcagaaataaagaacaaggaccTGAGAaatcaagaaggaagaaaagtaaaTACCAGGTCATACACACTTCTTACACTTtgaagtttaaaacaaaacaagttttTGACCATCCAAATAACTCTATGTGATACTCTTATCTAAAAGTGGGAGTTGGAGGGGGGGATCTAGGACTATCATTCAAACTTTTTAATGTGGATGacaaatattttacattgtaaCACAGTGTATAGCTATTTAACAGAAATATGTTGACtcctattttatataattatgctaatttttatttatttatttatttattttggtaaaatgaCTTATTAAACTGATTTCATGACCAATCCCAAGTCAAACCAcagtttaaaacaacacagacaCGTAGCACAATGGTGGTGGCAGAGAAGAAGTTCCACAGTTGGGCATCCAGTGTTGTATCTGGAAATCCTTAGGCATTGTGACAATATAGAAACACAGCTTCCCTGGCACATGCCACAGGGGAGCAGGGCTCTCTCCCCTGTACCCGTCACAACCACGGAAGCAGTCAGACATGCAGCAGATTTCCAAGTCAGACCCTGAGGAGTAAAGCTGTCTCTCTTGCATTTCTCTGTCCTAAAGTCTACTTAGTCAAGACGCTATCTATGTGTTGCACAGGACACAAAAATGAATGAGGAGAGTTTGCAGGACATAGGCAAAGGTTTATGATGCTTAAAATCTCCTTACAATTGGCTGAATGTTATGGATATTTGCAACCCAAAAAAATAACCTGTAACTAAAACTTTTAAGCTGAGTAATTAAGAATTAAGACCTCAGTAAGAAAGAGCCTTTCTTGTTAACACGTTATCATGGAAATCACCTCGAAAATCCCGCAGATATAAACACCTCCACAGAAGTTGATCATTTGATGCAATAAAGAGGTCACGACAAACTGCAGACAAAGACAGGACAGAACGAATGTCCAAAAGTCGGAAGATCCGCAGCTTCAGCTCCAGGGGCAGGACCACCAACCCAAACGCATCTGGCAGGTTCAGCGCTAAAGGGAAGAACAGTATCACTGAGCACAGAGCATCCAGCTTCCCCACTTTCCACCCAGTGGGCAACTTGCTCCTataaagcagatgggtacttcatGGGCTTTTATAACTGGCTCCCAGAGCCGCCACTTATTAACTGTGCGCCATTGGACAAGTTACTAAAACTTGGTCTAATTcaacttcctcatctataaaatgggttaaTAAGATCACCTACCTCACTGAGTTGAGAATTAAATGTCTTAATATATATGGAGTGCTTAGAACAATGTTTAGCACACAATAAGCACTCAGGTGTTAGCAATTACCATTAGACAGCCTAAGAAAAAGGGTGGTAAATTCAGAAGCAAAAccaagaaagaataataatatatttcaaatcaaatgaaaattattttttccttgttaTTGAATATATGTGCTATTATTCTCCACTagcaaagataataaaaatccaataaaaggtttttaaaattcacattatTCTCTTCCCTCACTACCAATTAAATAAGGAAACAATAGTAATAACAGCCTTGGCACCATGCAACTTGAGGTCTAAAATATTATTCCTCTGTAGCTGGCAAATAAAAgtcatatatctatctatataagtCTGAAATTATTTACCAGCTAAAGGCTTGTGGAAGATTATAATTTTCATACTTCCCCACCCCACTACCATCAGGCTTGGCACGTTGACTTGTTTTGTCCAATGAAATAGGAATGGAAGTGGAATATCATTGCTAAGCAAAAGCTTTCAGAGCCCACACATGGTGGGGCCACAGAAGAGCAAGTCTGGGCGAAGGCCCGCTCCTTCAACCAGAGCTACCCACACTCAACATGTACATGAGGGAGAAGTCAGTGTTCACTGTAAATCACTGAGACGTTTAGTATATTTACtacaacacaaataaaagaaagctaACTGATACCAGGATCTCGAGTAAATTATAAATCTCACTGAATTATACAGTTTCATCATCtattaaatgagaataaaagcGTAGTTCAAAGTTGTTGGCGTTAAGAACACATTTGAAATATCCAAAGTACCTAATATAGAGCCCCAAtaaatgttgtttaaaaaaaagttagattgaatttatttattcatttacggGGCCAGACCCTGGCTAGGCCATGAGAATACAAAACTGAGTAAGACATGTTCCCGCTTTCAAGATTTCACAACCTTGGGTGGAAAGAAATCATATCAACAACTATGATACACTGAAGAGGACTACAATAAAGATATGTAGTACAACATGCTGTGGAAATACAAAGAGGAAGTGAATAACATTTAAGGGATTAACATTTAAGCTTAATCTTAATGTTAGAGCAGAATTTCActaggaggagaaaagagggaagagtCACGAGCACAGTACATAAAAGTACATTCTTTCTGCCATTCGACCTGTGATCATTTATCATCTCACCTTGTCGAGTAAAAGCCAGAAGAGGATATACCAGCTGGTCTTTGAAGAAGCGAGAAAGTTTCTGAAGATCTTTGTATATCTTGGATACATTTTCCcctagaataatttttaaaataaaaaatcaagacaCAAAATCAAGCAAAAAAACTTGCAATGACATCCCCTACTTTGGCCAGACCAAATCCAAGTGATAAATATTCACAAATTCTTACAGAGACACAAAACAAAATCTCCAGTAGAAGAGGAAGTATACAGTATATGACTCTGAAAACTAAATCTTATatctaaaacaaaaaaccctacagTATCAAATTAGTTGAGCTATACCCAATCTATATAGCTCATAGGCTACAATTCAGTAGGAAACACGGCGGTATGCAAAgatttactgagtatctaccaaTCTGTTCAGAGCACTGCAGATACAGTGGAGAGCCACTCTTGTGAAGCTTAGGCCCTAGTAGAATAAAATGGTATTTATCACATGATGACTATGTATCAGCAACTGTGTCAAGCAGTTTTCAAGCCTTCTTTAGAATCAGCAGGTCTTCCTaagtaaaagataaatattgTTATTCCCACTTTAAAAACAGGACaagagccctggttggttggctcagtggtagagcgtcagcctggcgtgcaggagtcccgggtttgattcccagtcagggcacataggagaagcacccatctgcttctctacccctccccctctccttcctctctgtctctctcttcccctcccacagccaaggctccattggagcaaagttggcccaggcactgaggatggctccgtggcctctacctcaggtgctagaatggccctggttgcaacagagcaatgtcccagatgggcagagcatcgccccctggtgggcatgccaggtggatcccggtcggatgcatgactgcctccccatttccaacttcagaaaaatacaaaaaaaaaaaaaaaaggacaagataTGGAGAGACCATCCAAGGCCTTAGAGTAAGTGGCAGGGCAGGGTACAAACCTCCAAAGCACTCATGTTAGCCACTAAActgctactcaaagtgtggtccagggCTCACCTGAATtgacatcacctgggagatgTGTTGACACACTGAATCTCAGGACCCACCacagacccactgaatcagaagctgcatttaataaaatccccaGGTAACACACATGTACATCACAGCATGTACACTGTCAAACTACACCTGAGGTTCCCACTTCAGTTTTGCTATATATTTACCAAGTGTATAACCTGAACTCTCTGATCCTGTTTAAAGGAGATACCCCACTGCACCAGAGATGAAAGGTTAAAATTTAAAGTTCCACACACAGTGCCTAGTATATATCAGTAGACAATCAGTTTATGCTTGCTCCCCCTAGCCCATATTTATGCACCTATCTATAATAAATGTGTACGATAACCTGATTGATAATAAGAAAAACTATGCAACTAAACTCTAAACCTTTGTTGCATGAACTACAATCTTAAGTTGAAATCaaatttcaagatatttttaaaattaatttggttTAATGGTCTTCTACAAGTGTGAAAACTGATTTTCTGTAAACAAAATTTTTCCTTCAAAGACCTATTAAAAAATTAGGaacttataaataaaagaataaataacagtaTCTAGTATATACTAAGTACTATAAGCCacagtaaaaattaatttaaatgactTATTATGACTTATTAAGTGAGCAGTATATTCCTACTCATCATAAAAagtattacatagaaaaaaaactcaattaaTATAGTCCATAAACTTACAAGAAAAACTGTATTAACTGTTTTCCTCCCTTTCACTTCCTTTTTAACAGAAACCAAAGAATGAATCTGAGCTATATTcctataaaaattgtttttaaaaacaggctTAGAAGTCAAACCTATTCCAATCCTGAATTTCACCATTTATTAGTTCTGTGACTTTGAAGTAATTTAACCTCTACTAGACCTATTTCCTGATCTGTGAAATGGATGTAACAACTTCTACTGCTATAGACTGTAGAGTATTTCTACTCCCCACAGTATAGAAATGAATATACCATGTTGTAGCCAAGGAATTTCTGGTCCTAACGGTAAGACCATCTTTATAGATCTATGTGTCCAGCTCATGCATTCTCAACAGGGGTAATATTGCCCCTGCCCCCAAcagggcaaaaaaaataaaatcctagttATTACATTGGTTTACACCTTCAAAGGGCcacagtatataaataaatacacagtaTATCTATAGTATTAAGTTTTCATGGGGGAGAACGATTAGGGGGAAAAATGTGTACAAAGGCTCATTAGGGGACTGATAAGAAAAACGATTAAGAAACACTGGTCTAGTATAACATTAAATGTTCAGAGACCATTACAAATTGTACAGGTGATGCTTGAACAACAGAGGTTTCAACAGCATGGGTCCACTTACAGATTTTTGTCAATAAATACACAATCAGTCTCCTAAATCCCCAGTTTTGCATCCTCAGATTCAACCAACAGCTATAGAAAATGCTGTTTTCCATCCACGGCCAGCAATCTGTAGATGCGAGGGCCAACCGCAtacattgttttgtgtcattttATCAAAGGGACTTGAGCATTGTGGGCTTTGATATCCACAAGAAATCCTGGAACCAGTCCCCTCAGATACCCAAGGGCCAActatagttaagttttgggggagtcaaaaggcTCTATATGGATTTTTGTCTGCATGGGGGCTTAGCACCCCTAACCCCAGTGTTGTTCAAAGGTTAACTGCATTCTGATGTCTCATTTTCCCATCAGTTTTGGATTATATAGGTGAGTCTCTCAAGGCCTGATGCCCTTGAGAACTAACAAGACCAAGTCTCTCGGCTTTCAAAGCAAAGATCCAGAACTTGGTGGTCTTCCCTTAAAAGACACTGCTTTAAATGTCATCTCCCACTATACACACACCACTCTCCATCTGGATTTTAAAACCCTCTTAAGTTTACTATGCGGATGAAATGAAATAACACCTGTAAAAGCACAAAACAAGCACTTAAAGATGATATTTCCCTCTCCTCCCAAACCCTTCTCACTCAGCCACCAACCCCCTCTCAATCCTTTGgcttaaatgaacaaatgaaaaggaaaacttgTCTTCTTTGCATCTATTAATAATTTCATAAAAAAACAGTATAAGCAAAACCACGCCTAGAATGCAAACTTTTGATAAAGGTCCAATCTGCATCAAATAGCAATCAAATTTATATAGGTTTAAGCAAACATCTTCAATAATAAAGCTTCATTATATGACTTCCACACAACACAGATCCCCTCCATATTGGTTAAACACTAATgctcaaaaaaaacccacaacgaTTAATTCAGAAATTATGAAGCATGTATAGTGTGCAATAAATTACATGCTAGTATCATTACATAATGTCAGTGTAAATATAATCCAGCATCCCAAGACCtaagaaaaacaggaaacaaaaactGCAACATTGTCTTGAATTTGCTTTGCTCTCATTCAGAAGACTTCAGTTTTGAACAGGACCTTTCCGTTTTCTACAAATGAACCTCTCAAAGCTTCATCCCAAAAGTTAAATCATGGTTATATTACCTAGTTCCTCTTTGCAAATAAAAGATTCTGGCAGCAGCTGCAATTTTTTCACACTTCTAAGTTCACCGTTGATTTTTAGTGTAGCTgtaaagaagcaaaacaaagatGGAAATTTGTCACTTCATCAATTGCCTTCATTTTTCAGTATGGGATTGATTTCCTTGACCAAAATATGCGAAGCACACATTATACAAAACACACTGCTCTGTGCACATTTCCTTCCCTCACAGCAAAGTCCAAAGTGTAAACCTGTCAatgcataaattaaaaatcactttaaaatacaGTAAGCATATTTacataatacagaaataaaaagtattaccAACAACAGCTCATTAGTAATTGAAAGACATGCAATGAAGTTAATAGGAGACAgttaaacacaataaaatcattATTTCTACCAATGACACTAAaaactgcatttattttttatttaaccctTGGCAGTGAGTCTTCCCTTGTTTATTAAACGAATCCTCTCATTTTCACAGCATCAGCTCTCTCTAGACCCAACAGACCAATATTCTTGACATCACCAGAGGGTTCATTTTCAATCACATATACAAAGGCATGCTTCATCTCATTCTATGAAAGAGCCAGTGATGTGCTGATGCCCACGTGCTCCGAGCAGGATGTGTTGGCTGAAGGAGAGATTTAAGGACACACTGctccttttcaaagaactgagCCTGGAATGGCTCTCTGCCATGCAAGTCTGCAAGTAGCTGATTTGCCAAGAATGGTaaataaacaaagcagcagaaactgAGAAGCGTAAGACATTTAGCAGCTATTCTCTTTTAATTAACCTGAAACTAGTAAACAGGTTATTATACACATGTTGTTAAAGCGCTTTTGTAAGAAACTTAGACTAAAATACAACCTCATATTTACTGTGTGGTAACTTCAACCTTGCAAGTCATGATGTGGTGTAACAGGATGACCAACCGAAGACAGAAACTGCTGACCCTCTGGTAGAAGAATGCCCAACTAAAAGTTGTGATGAACTATGAACTATTGAAAGACATTCCTAGGTCCTGTGCCATCAGATAATCACGTCCTGACAAATATGCAATACCACCAAAGAGGCTAAAGCTAAaattctgagccctggccagatagctcggttggttagagcatcatcctgaaacacacggttgctggttctatccccggtctgggcatatacagaaacagatccttTCCTCccttgctaaaaatcaataaatttaaaaataaatttttaattaaaagaaaggctaaaaatttgagattttaaataacttttgaaaAATCCAGTGATTAAAAGGAAATAGCAGAAATTACATTAATCAGGAACCTAGAACTATCTTTCATTTCAAAGATCAAAACTATGGAATGGCTTTAAAATTAACTATTAGCAgacaaaacattttcaaataaaatcttataaaggaCCCCAATAAATAAACATGTTGCTGCTCAAGATTTCAGTGAGACAGGAATTCTCTCATGCCTCCTGCTTGTGTCCACCTCAATGGGAACTAGAGCTGCAGAGCAGGCTGAAAACCACCGAGCTCAGACACATCGAAGCGCCTGCGCCTCTGCTACACAAAGATGAGCTGTACTGGAAAATGCAAAATGCAGTCATTCAAATCTTATCCTTAAAAGGATTAACCTCAAAAAtcaaaatgcaacaaaaatgaaagaTCCCAATCACTCAAATGGAATAGAGTATGTGATTCTGAGACTGCTCCAGAGACCACTGGTAGTGGGCATGTACCTGGAGGTGGCATTTGAGCTAAAATGAAACACAAAAGTGGATGTATTTCTATCCCAGTGAAATTTCTTAACATGTAAGAGATCTAGAAAAAGTGacatctcagccctggccggttggctcagtgggagcgtcggcctggtgtgcgggggaccctggttcgattcccagccagggcacataggagaagcgcccatttgcttctccaccacccccttcctctctgtctctctcttcccctcccgcagccaaggctccataggagcaaagatggcccgggcgctagggatggctccttggcctctgccccaggtgctagagtggctctggtctcggcaggagggacagagcatcgccccctggtgggcagagcatcgcccctggtgggcgtgccgggtggatcccagtcgggcgcatgcgggagtctgtctgacttgtctctccccgtttccagcttcagaaaaatacaaaaaaaaaaaaaagaaagaaagaaagaaaaagtgacatCTCAGGAGTTGGGAggattaaacacacacatactaGGACCTCAGAACCCTTAGTGTTTCTGTGCAATTCTGTACTATTCAAGAGGCCAAACTGAATAAAAAGGGACCCAGCTCAATCTCACCTCTCACCAtctctcagttaaaaaattaaaaataagcctcaccaggcagtggcacagtggataaagcatcagcttgggacgcagaggacccaggttcaaaaccccaaggtcgctggcttgagcatgggctcacccagcttgagctcgggctcaccagtttgagcacggcgtcaccagcttaagtgtgggatcataagaCATGAcgtatggtcgctggcttgagcccaaaggtctctggcttgaagcccaaggccgctggtgtgagcccaaagtcgctggtttaagcaaggggtcactggctcagctgaagctcccTAGattaaggaacatatgagaagcaatcaatgaaaaacaaaggtgctgcaactatgagttaatgtttctcatctcctttcctgtctgcctcctttctttctctctctctctctctctccctctcgcccttctctatcaataaatacttttaaataaaataaaaataaaaaaactattcataggcataaagaaaaaagattcttCAAAGAGTTCATATGTAATAGA of Saccopteryx bilineata isolate mSacBil1 chromosome 1, mSacBil1_pri_phased_curated, whole genome shotgun sequence contains these proteins:
- the FBXO7 gene encoding F-box only protein 7 isoform X2 — protein: MARRLGDSVPRQDSEHSSLQNNDQPSLAAPSSQSSIQDEQWSDSFQGEAARSDVWTDDNMSGPSQNVEVESIQDVVDMEEGTGFYPSEPMLCSESVDGQVPHSLEILYQSADCSSLSDALIVSIHLLMLETGYIPQGTEAKALSMPENWRAGVYRLQYTHPLCEGGSAVLTCVPLGNMVVINATLKINGELRSVKKLQLLPESFICKEELGENVSKIYKDLQKLSRFFKDQLVYPLLAFTRQALNLPDAFGLVVLPLELKLRIFRLLDIRSVLSLSAVCRDLFIASNDQLLWRCLYLRDFRDGVVRVRDIDWKELYRKKYKQRKEAQRRHLVFPPLSPHPSPFYPGPLYPRPFPPSSLLPPGIIGGEYDERLTLPYVGDPINSLIPGPGEAPGQFPPLRPRFDPIGPFPGTNPILPGRGSPNDRFPLRPSRGRPTDSRLPFM